DNA sequence from the Spirochaetota bacterium genome:
ACATAGCGGGTAAGGCTGATGAGAAAATTAGAAACATGCTTCTAGACCTGAATAACACTATTTCTGCCATATCCCAAAGGTATAGTGATAATCTATCAAGTAAGATAGCGGAATTTGATAGTGTTATACAAGAATCACATAGAAAAATGTCTGATACTCTGAATACTCTTAAACGGGACTTTAACAACCAGATGGAAGAATACCTTAAGGAAGTAGCCAGTAAGGTTGATATAGTTGAGAGTAAAGTCAATGAATATCTTGACGGAATAACAAAAAATCTACAAGATAGGATAGGTTCGCTTGAAAAGGAGTACGAAAGTGATATATCACATTGGATGGAAAGTTTAAAGGTTATGTTTGACAAAGAGAAGCAGACTATAAACAATGACATCACAAACTACAAATCGCATCTTGAGAATCAGCTATCTCAAATAGTGTCGTCAGTAAAAGAGCAAATGAAAAGCTTTGAGAATGAGATGATAAACAAAGTGGAGAAGATAAAAGAGCAAGTAGGCAATATTTACATAAATGAAAGAGATTTGATTAACTCACTGATAGAAAACGCTAAAAGTAGTTTGAATACTATGGCAAAAGATGCGGAGAAGAAAGCACAAGATTTTAAAGATTTCATTGAAGCCCAATTCAAGAGGTATCACAATGTATTGTCTAACATTGAGAGAAGAATAAATGATGCTGAAAACAACTTAAGCCAATTGAATAAGATGGATGAAAGGATAGGTAATGTGAGTTTGAGGTTAAATGAACTCAAGATTATGATGAACAATATAGAGGAGAACAGAAAACTGGTCTCATCAATTCAGAAGGATGTTGAAGATATAAGGAAAGAGAAGATAAACCTTGAGAAATTCTTATCATCTTATCAAAAAAATTCAAAGATAGTTAGCGATATTGAGGATAAGATAAACTCTCTCAACAGTTTGGTAAATAGGCTTTTCAATAATGTTGAGTTCATAAGAGACAAAGAGAAGCTCATAATAGATGTGTATGATAGGATAAACACTTTTGAGAAGGATATAACAGATATAGCAAGAACATTAGCAAACCTAGAAGCAAAGAAAGGGCTTGTTGAAGAAATGATAACCCAGATAAACTATCTCAAGAATACCATGTCAGACTTTGATAGGAGATTGAACCAATTAGGTAAGACACTTCAGGAGGCTATGAAAAAGAAGGAAGAGGTTGAGGTGTTTTTGTCTTCCATTAACTCAAGAATGGAGGATATACTTACATCAAATCACAAGATAGAAGGTGCTATTGACAAATTGCAAAGCCTTGACGGTATCCTGGTTCATATAAACTCCGAGGTTGACAAAGCAAGAAAGGTGAAAGAAGATCTTGTTAAGATGGAGGAAAAGATAAACTTAGCTATTGAAACTGCCAAGAAGTATGTAAGTGGTATTGAAGCAAGAACTGGAACAAAAGTCAAAGAACCAGAAATATCAAAGGATCAGGTAACAACTGTCATAAAACTCTACCGAGATGGTTGGAATATTGATAATATTTCAAGGGCTGTTGGTATCTCTAGAGACTTCGTTAATCTAATAATTGAGAAATATGGACAATAAGGTAATAAGTAGAGTTTTGAGATATATATCAATTAAACTCCGAACCACTAAAGAGGTGGAAAATTACCTACGAACAAAACTCAAACTACCGGAAGAAGAGATTAGTAAAGTATTAGACTACCTGAAGGATGCAGGTTTTTTGGATGATGAGTTTGTAAAAGATGCTATTATAAAGTCAAGGACATCAAAGGGGTTCGGCGCAAAATACATAAAACAGAAACTACTATCAAGAGGTATTGGTGTTAAAGAAGATATAAACACTGACATAGAGAAAGTCGTTAGTATAGTATTAAAAAGATATGACCCCGCACATAGTAAAGAAGATAAACTCAAGCTTAAAGCAAAAATATATAGATTTCTATCTTACAGAGGATTAAAATACGATGAGATAAATGAAGTTATGAGAAGAGTTTTCAACAAAGAATTCAATCACAGTTAGCCAAGTATGTAAAGTCAAAGGTAGTAAAGAATTAATTATTCATCTAGAAGTAATCTATACTTCTTAACTTTGAGTGCTTCTTCCTTTAGTTCAAGTAATTCCAGTATATCGTTCAATTTTTCAATTTGTTGGTCTCTTTTTGACGATATTCGCTCAAGTGATGAGATTATATACCTTACCAACTCTAACTCTTCCTCTGTGTTTCTAGTTATTTTCTCTTCTTTTGCAGGTTCTGGTTGTGAACTTCTTGTTGGAGTCTCATCTTTTATTCCTATTGATCTAGCCGACTCTAGTGTCTGTAAGAGCACATTGTAAAGATTTGGATACTTGTTTCTGTATCTTTCTATCAGTTCTGATGCTTTTTGAAAGTTGCCTGTTGATAGGAGA
Encoded proteins:
- a CDS encoding RecX family transcriptional regulator, encoding MDNKVISRVLRYISIKLRTTKEVENYLRTKLKLPEEEISKVLDYLKDAGFLDDEFVKDAIIKSRTSKGFGAKYIKQKLLSRGIGVKEDINTDIEKVVSIVLKRYDPAHSKEDKLKLKAKIYRFLSYRGLKYDEINEVMRRVFNKEFNHS